The following is a genomic window from Pirellulaceae bacterium.
GCCAAAGCTGAAAAGTTGCTGCGTGATGGTGCAATCGGCGAAGTCAAGGTTGCGAAGGCGTGGACCGCAGAAACGCGACAAGTTACCAAGCCGATCGCTGATAGTGAGACGCCTGCTGGTGTTGATTACGATCGATGGCTCGGTCCCGCGCCCAAGCGGCCCTTCAATCGGCACCGTTTTCACGGGTCCTGGCGTATGTATCGAGATTATGGCAATGGTGAAATTGGCGATGATGGAATTCACGATCTTGACATGGCTTGTTGGGGCCTGGGCGTCGATACAGTTCCAAGTCAGATTACGGCACGAGGCAGTCGTATGATGTTACATGGTCACGCCAGCGAATATCCTGACAACATGGTGGTGTCTTATGAATATCCCGACGGGCGATTGCTCGTCTACGAGAATTATCCCTTTACTGCTTATGGGATACATGGCTTTGACAACGGAAATGTATTCTATGGCACCGAGGGTTATATGGTCTTTTCTCGCCGTGGTGCATTTAGTGTGTTCCAAGGCCCCAAGGGAACGCCCGGACCGACCGAAGGCAAAGAGCTTCGTGGCAAAAAAGGCTATGAAGAGCATATGGCCAACTTCTTGGATTCCGTGCGGACAAGAGATACCAAGACGCGGGCGGCGGCAGAGGTAGCCCACAACTCTTGTGCCTTGGTGCACTTCGGCGAAATCGCTTTTCGCACCCGCGGTCGCTTAGATTTTGACCATGCTGCACAGCAATTCGTTGACTGTGATGAGGCCAATAATATGTTGGCCAAGCATTATCGGGAACCTTATGGCTTAAACCAAGTTGTGAGTTAACAGGTAGGGGCGATCCTTGAGATGGAGAGCTCACCGTTGTACACAAATGGGAGTGTTGATGAGCAAAAATATATTGATTCAATTGGGACTGTTCGTTGCCTTATTGGTTGTGCTGAAATTTTTATTTCATTTGCATATAGCGATCATTGGTAGCGTCGTCATTACGGTGGTGCTCAGTCTGGTGCTGAGGATGTTTTCCTCACGATAAAAGGCGCTCACCAGTGAAGGTGAATGCAGTTCAGCGAGCAGTCCGTTAATTTGCCTGATCGCCATGTGGTCGCCAACATGAGTTTGTCGAGGATGACGAGATCTAGGAAACAAGGAAGTATTTGATGGCTAGAATGGACGGACTTCAGGATTCGACTGAAGCTCACATTGATCGTGCGTTCGCCCACCAACTCAAGCAGTTCGGGCAACAGCTGAAGCCGTACGAACTGTTCGCGAGGTGCCCCTCGATCTTTCGTGGTGTGGTTGGAATGTGGGGGGGGGGCTCGAGAGTGCTGGCTTGGTGAATCACGCACTGGTTGCGCTTGTCAATCGCCGTGTGGCCGAATTAAATGGCTGCGTCTTCTGACAGGATATCAACGCTGCCATTGGCAGTAAGCTCGGAGTCTCCGAAGCAAAGCTAATCGCCCTGTCCCAATATGAGTCGAGTGAGCTATTCCAGCAAAACGAAAAACTGGCCTTGGAATACGCCGATCGAATCACACGATCGGATCAGGATGTGAGTGATGAATTCTATGATCGTCTTAAGCGGGTTTTCAACGATGACGAGATTGTTGAGCTGACCGCGCATATCGCTTGGGAGAATTTTTCGAGTAAATTCAACCGAGCCCTCCGTGTTGAATCACAGCAGTTTTGGGAAACAACTCAGTCGTCATAAACGTCAATGTGGCGAATTTGGCCGCCAGGGCTGAAAGAACTGGAGGCGAATGTCGCAATAATCAGCTGACGGAATTCTCACAAAGAGTTTCTCGAGCTGCTGAAATTGAAACGTCCTGTCGTTGCCGATCGAGGAAGAAACTGACCTGCTCATATCCGCAACCTGCCAGTAAATCGAGGGCCACCAAGAAGCCGTCACCCACACGGGCCGGGATGTGGGCATCGGCGCCAATCACCACGGGGATTTCTCGGTCTCGCATTGCCTTGAGCATTTCTGGAAAGGGATTCATCTGGCGGATCGTTTTGTTGGCGCCCGACGTGTTCAGCTCCATGGCAATACCGGTGGCGGCAATCCGATCCAGAGCACGGCAGATGTCAGACATAATCGCCTGCGGATCCCAGCAACGCTGCGTATGGTTCTTAATCAGATCCGGATGAGAAATGCAGTCGAATAACTTCGTTTCCGCCGCCTGGGCTAACAGGGAGAAATAAGTGCGTTGGACCTCGCGCAGATCGTCCTGCCAATAAGTTTCCCGAAACTCGTCAATCTGCGGATGAACCGACCCGAGCACGTAATGGAAGTCGGCCGAGGCAATCTGCTGCTCGAGCCAGCTTTCGTAGCCCTCAAAGTAGTCGGCCTCAATCCCCAGTCGCACATCAACATGATCTTGGCAACTTTCGCGGGCACGAGCGACGAGGTCGACATATTCGTCGAATTCTTCCGGTGCCATTCGAACTCGTCGAGAAAATCCATCCGGCATCGGGTTGTGACAGGTGACTGTTAAGCCGGACAGTCCCCTTGCTGCTGCAACTTCGGCGTACTCTTCCGGTTCGCCGGATGCATGTTTGCACAGCGGGGTGTGCGAATGGGTTTCGTAAAGCATGCTTCAATCATAGAGGCAAAACAACTGTCAGGGTAGGTCAAGCCAATACTAATCAGGTTGGTTTGAGGATCGATGTAACGTTTGGGAGTTGTTGTTTACGGCGATGATTGGAGGGCTCAACAATCGGTTGCTTTGCTGTGCATTACGGTTTACCGCGGATGTTTTCTTCCCGCCCGATCTTGCTCTGCCCGCAAATATTGCAAAATGTAAGCGAGTTGACCGCAAAAAAAAAACCGCTCTCAACTTGGACGAACGGGGCTCATCTGTCTCAATTCGTTGACGTTAACCGAAACAAGGTCAGCGTCTGCTGAACAGTCTGAAAATCAATAATATC
Proteins encoded in this region:
- a CDS encoding Gfo/Idh/MocA family oxidoreductase, with amino-acid sequence MKEKTTRRHFLRKSTETAAVAAAVSTLGGVQTAAAAEKEKITLGIVGCGGIMGHHVSGLVSRNEDVSFAWLCDVDPGQMERMSGRVAGFQPQQPKRTSRYEDVIRDKNVDAIIIATPHHWHAPIALDAMSEGKDVYIEKPISHVYNEGHAIIKAAKKYGRVVQQGSQMRSSPVTAKAEKLLRDGAIGEVKVAKAWTAETRQVTKPIADSETPAGVDYDRWLGPAPKRPFNRHRFHGSWRMYRDYGNGEIGDDGIHDLDMACWGLGVDTVPSQITARGSRMMLHGHASEYPDNMVVSYEYPDGRLLVYENYPFTAYGIHGFDNGNVFYGTEGYMVFSRRGAFSVFQGPKGTPGPTEGKELRGKKGYEEHMANFLDSVRTRDTKTRAAAEVAHNSCALVHFGEIAFRTRGRLDFDHAAQQFVDCDEANNMLAKHYREPYGLNQVVS
- a CDS encoding histidinol-phosphatase, coding for MLYETHSHTPLCKHASGEPEEYAEVAAARGLSGLTVTCHNPMPDGFSRRVRMAPEEFDEYVDLVARARESCQDHVDVRLGIEADYFEGYESWLEQQIASADFHYVLGSVHPQIDEFRETYWQDDLREVQRTYFSLLAQAAETKLFDCISHPDLIKNHTQRCWDPQAIMSDICRALDRIAATGIAMELNTSGANKTIRQMNPFPEMLKAMRDREIPVVIGADAHIPARVGDGFLVALDLLAGCGYEQVSFFLDRQRQDVSISAARETLCENSVS